The Brassica napus cultivar Da-Ae chromosome C7, Da-Ae, whole genome shotgun sequence genome has a segment encoding these proteins:
- the LOC106398081 gene encoding E3 ubiquitin-protein ligase AIRP1 has translation MGCCCCCFPILPENLRGIDENVPLSRTSPSSVVPTGSVDRNLASNLYTAPLQPPLPVSFSPRNPSKSPTTQSNPSQEAKRTLPEKQTWHVGDQSDINLKKKDRETIDECPICLEEYETENPRLLTKCRHDFHLACILEWMERSEACPVCNKELVLPES, from the exons AtgggctgctgctgctgctgtttccCTATCCTACCTGAA AATTTAAGAGGTATAGATGAGAATGTTCCTTTATCTCGTACCTCTCCTTCCTCTGTGGTACCTACTGGATCAGTAGATAGAAACTTGGCCTCTAATCTATACACTGCACCGCTTCAACCTCCTCTTCCTGTATCATTCTCGCCGAGAAATCCGTCGAAATCGCCAACAACTCAGAGCAATCCGAGCCAAGAAGCTAAACGCACTCTTCCAGAGAAGCAAACATGGCATGTTGGTGATCAAAGTGATATTAATCTAAAGAAAAAAGATCGAGAAACCATCGACGAATGTCCAATTTGCTTAGAAG aatatGAAACAGAGAACCCAAGACTGCTCACGAAATGTCGCCACGATTTTCATCTGGCATGCATTCTTGAATGGATGGAAAGAAGCGAAGCTTGTCCTGTTTGTAACAAG GAGTTGGTACTCCCTGAGTCATAA